The following coding sequences are from one Streptomyces sp. NBC_00536 window:
- the hpnE gene encoding hydroxysqualene dehydroxylase HpnE: protein MTADRAVVIGGGLAGVSAALQLADAGTRVTLLEGRPRLGGLAFSFKRGDLDVDNGQHVYLRCCTAYRWFLDRIDGAHLAPLQDRLDVPVLDVAHPGGPRLGRLRRSALPVPLHLAGSLARYPHLSLAERASVGRAALALRRLDPADPALDGLDFATWLGRYGQSPRTIEALWDLVGIATLNATAEQSSLGLAAMVFKTGLLSENGAADIGWARVPLGELHDTLARKALDAAGVHTELRTRVTDITRTPEGGWSVGTEDRSIDADTVVLAVPQREAHGLLPPGALEDADKLLDIGTAPILNVHVVYDRKVLKQPFFAALGSPVQWVFDRTDSSGLADGGQYLALSQSVAHDDIDEPVSVLRAKYLPELERLLPAARGAKVRDFFVTRERTATFAPTPGVGRLRPAARTDAPGLYLAGAWTATGWPATMESAVRSGLSAAHAALDALGRPREHPLQEAA, encoded by the coding sequence GTGACCGCAGACCGAGCGGTGGTCATCGGCGGCGGCCTCGCCGGAGTGAGCGCCGCGCTGCAGCTCGCCGACGCCGGAACGCGCGTGACCCTGCTGGAGGGCCGCCCCCGGCTCGGCGGGCTCGCCTTCTCCTTCAAGCGCGGCGACCTCGACGTCGACAACGGCCAGCACGTCTACCTGCGCTGCTGCACCGCCTACCGGTGGTTCCTCGACCGGATCGACGGCGCGCACCTCGCCCCGCTCCAGGACCGGCTCGACGTACCCGTCCTCGACGTCGCGCACCCCGGCGGACCCCGGCTCGGACGGCTGCGCCGCAGCGCCCTGCCCGTCCCCCTGCACCTCGCCGGATCGCTGGCCCGCTACCCGCACCTCTCCCTCGCCGAACGTGCGAGCGTCGGGCGCGCCGCCCTCGCGCTGCGCCGCCTGGACCCGGCCGACCCGGCCCTCGACGGGCTGGACTTCGCGACCTGGCTCGGCCGCTACGGCCAGTCCCCGCGCACCATCGAAGCGCTGTGGGACCTCGTCGGCATCGCCACCCTGAACGCCACCGCCGAGCAGTCCTCCCTCGGGCTGGCCGCCATGGTCTTCAAGACCGGGCTGCTCTCCGAGAACGGCGCCGCCGACATCGGCTGGGCCCGGGTCCCGCTCGGCGAACTCCACGACACCCTCGCCCGCAAGGCCCTCGACGCGGCCGGCGTGCACACCGAACTGCGCACCCGGGTCACCGACATCACCCGCACCCCCGAGGGCGGCTGGAGCGTCGGCACCGAGGACCGGAGCATCGACGCGGACACCGTCGTCCTCGCCGTCCCGCAGCGCGAAGCCCACGGCCTGCTGCCCCCCGGCGCCCTGGAAGACGCCGACAAGCTCCTCGACATCGGCACCGCGCCCATCCTCAACGTCCACGTCGTCTACGACCGCAAGGTGCTCAAGCAGCCGTTCTTCGCGGCCCTCGGCTCCCCGGTCCAGTGGGTCTTCGACCGGACCGACAGCTCCGGCCTGGCCGACGGCGGCCAGTACCTGGCCCTGTCCCAGTCCGTCGCCCACGACGACATCGACGAACCCGTCTCGGTGCTGCGCGCGAAGTACCTGCCCGAACTGGAGCGGCTGCTGCCCGCCGCCCGCGGCGCCAAGGTCCGCGACTTCTTCGTCACCCGGGAGCGGACGGCCACGTTCGCCCCCACGCCCGGCGTCGGCCGGCTGCGACCGGCGGCCCGGACCGACGCGCCCGGGCTGTACCTGGCCGGCGCGTGGACCGCCACCGGCTGGCCCGCCACCATGGAGAGCGCCGTCCGGAGCGGACTGAGCGCGGCCCACGCCGCACTCGACGCCCTCGGCCGCCCCCGCGAACACCCGCTGCAGGAGGCGGCATGA
- a CDS encoding ABC transporter permease encodes MSDTTHDGALATSRPPSADEGLTAAELAKKYGLSVSGARPGLGEYVRQLWGRRHFIMAFSQAKLMAQYSQAKLGQIWQVATPLLNAAVYLLIFGVILGASKGMTLKEYIPFLVIGIFVFTFTQSSVMAGVRAISGNLGLVRALHFPRASLPISFSLQQLQQLLYSMIVVVVITIGFGNYPRLSWLLVVPALVLQFVFNTGLALVFARMGSKTPDLAQLMPFLLRTWMYTSGVMFSIETFLKSKPHWISDVLQWNPAAIYMDLIRYAMIDNYTAAKLPPHVWAFAIGWAVVVGGLGFVYFWKSEERYGRG; translated from the coding sequence GTGAGTGACACAACCCACGACGGCGCCCTCGCCACGAGCAGGCCGCCGTCAGCCGACGAAGGTCTCACGGCCGCGGAGCTGGCCAAGAAGTACGGCCTGTCCGTGAGCGGTGCCCGGCCCGGGCTCGGCGAGTACGTCCGGCAGCTCTGGGGACGTCGCCACTTCATCATGGCCTTCTCCCAGGCCAAGCTGATGGCCCAGTACAGCCAGGCCAAGCTCGGCCAGATCTGGCAGGTGGCGACCCCGCTGCTGAACGCCGCGGTCTACCTGCTGATCTTCGGCGTGATCCTCGGCGCCTCCAAGGGCATGACCCTGAAGGAGTACATCCCCTTCCTGGTCATCGGGATCTTCGTCTTCACCTTCACCCAGAGCTCGGTGATGGCCGGTGTCCGGGCGATCTCCGGCAACCTCGGCCTGGTGCGCGCCCTGCACTTCCCGCGCGCCTCGCTGCCGATCTCGTTCTCGCTCCAGCAGCTCCAGCAGCTGCTGTACTCGATGATCGTGGTCGTCGTGATCACCATCGGGTTCGGCAACTACCCCCGGCTGTCGTGGCTGCTGGTGGTGCCCGCGCTGGTGCTCCAGTTCGTCTTCAACACCGGACTGGCACTGGTCTTCGCGCGGATGGGCTCCAAGACCCCCGACCTCGCGCAGCTCATGCCGTTCCTGCTGCGCACGTGGATGTACACGTCCGGCGTGATGTTCTCCATCGAGACGTTCCTCAAGAGCAAGCCGCACTGGATCTCGGACGTCCTGCAGTGGAACCCGGCGGCCATCTACATGGACCTGATCCGGTACGCCATGATCGACAACTACACCGCCGCCAAGCTGCCGCCGCACGTGTGGGCCTTCGCCATCGGCTGGGCGGTCGTCGTCGGCGGTCTCGGTTTCGTGTACTTCTGGAAGTCCGAGGAGCGTTACGGCCGTGGCTGA
- a CDS encoding phosphorylase family protein, with protein MTGRPARPGAGAAEPGPAAPLLIACALRIEELALRSRRDRGAPEEHAVLRTGMGPRAAERAVARALAAPRMSGAAVLATGFCAGLVPGMHPGDLVVAEETRDPRGAVGCLAAGPLAEALARAAPGRTVHTGPLIGSDHVVRGQERAHLRATGAIAVDMESAATLWTAAHTGDHAGLRPVAAVRVIVDAPEHELVRIGTVRGGISAFRVLRAVLPAFYEWHRSSLLPRR; from the coding sequence ATGACAGGGCGGCCGGCGCGGCCCGGAGCCGGGGCCGCGGAACCCGGACCGGCCGCCCCCCTCCTCATCGCCTGCGCCCTGCGCATCGAAGAGCTGGCCCTGCGCAGCCGCCGCGACCGCGGCGCGCCCGAGGAGCACGCGGTCCTGCGCACCGGCATGGGCCCGCGCGCCGCCGAGCGGGCCGTGGCCCGCGCGCTGGCCGCACCCCGGATGAGCGGGGCGGCCGTACTCGCCACCGGGTTCTGCGCCGGGCTCGTCCCGGGCATGCACCCCGGCGACCTCGTGGTCGCCGAGGAGACCAGGGACCCGCGCGGCGCCGTCGGCTGCCTCGCCGCCGGGCCCCTCGCCGAGGCGCTGGCCCGGGCGGCACCCGGCCGGACCGTCCACACCGGCCCCCTGATCGGCTCCGACCACGTCGTCCGCGGCCAGGAGCGCGCCCATTTGCGCGCCACCGGCGCCATCGCGGTCGACATGGAATCGGCGGCCACCCTCTGGACCGCCGCGCACACGGGGGACCACGCCGGGCTCCGCCCGGTTGCGGCCGTCCGGGTGATCGTGGACGCTCCGGAGCATGAGCTCGTCCGTATCGGCACCGTACGCGGTGGAATATCGGCTTTCCGCGTATTGCGTGCGGTACTGCCCGCATTTTATGAATGGCACCGTTCTTCGCTGCTCCCCAGGAGGTGA
- a CDS encoding polyprenyl synthetase family protein — translation MTITSTTGTARTGTRGEPVNPGNPAVGSAEQAEGAASAAGAARDGAEKTDTVALLERGRTLSTPVLRAAVERLAPPMDTVAAYHFGWIDAQGNPADGDGGKAVRPALALLSAEAAGAAAEVGIPGAVAVELVHNFSLLHDDLMDGDEQRRHRDTVWKVHGPALAILVGDALFALANEVLLELGTVDAGRAALRLTTASRKLIDGQAQDISYEHRERVSVEECLEMEGNKTGALLACAVSIGAVLGGADDRTADKLEEYGYHLGLAFQAVDDLLGIWGDPEATGKQTWSDLRQRKKSLPVVAALAAGGPASLELAQLLAADAKSNDFENFSEEEFAARAALIEAAGGRQWTADEARRQHVIAVKALDDVDMPQRVRDQLVALADFVVVRKR, via the coding sequence ATGACGATCACCAGCACGACCGGTACCGCACGTACAGGAACCAGAGGAGAGCCAGTGAACCCGGGGAACCCGGCTGTCGGGAGCGCCGAGCAGGCCGAGGGCGCGGCGAGCGCCGCGGGCGCGGCCCGTGACGGCGCGGAGAAGACGGACACCGTCGCGCTCCTGGAGCGCGGCCGCACCCTGTCGACTCCCGTCCTGCGCGCGGCCGTCGAGCGGCTCGCACCGCCCATGGACACCGTCGCCGCCTACCACTTCGGCTGGATCGACGCCCAGGGCAACCCGGCGGACGGCGACGGCGGCAAGGCCGTGCGCCCCGCGCTCGCGCTGCTCTCCGCCGAGGCGGCGGGCGCCGCGGCCGAGGTCGGCATCCCCGGCGCGGTCGCCGTCGAGCTGGTGCACAACTTCTCGCTGCTGCACGACGACCTGATGGACGGCGACGAGCAGCGCCGCCACCGCGACACGGTGTGGAAGGTGCACGGCCCCGCGCTGGCGATCCTCGTCGGCGACGCGCTGTTCGCCCTCGCCAACGAGGTCCTGCTGGAACTGGGCACCGTGGACGCCGGGCGCGCCGCGCTCCGGCTGACCACCGCCAGCCGCAAGCTGATCGACGGTCAGGCCCAGGACATCTCCTACGAGCACCGCGAGCGCGTCAGCGTCGAGGAATGCCTGGAGATGGAGGGCAACAAGACCGGCGCGCTGCTCGCCTGCGCGGTCTCCATCGGCGCGGTGCTCGGCGGCGCCGACGACCGTACGGCCGACAAGCTGGAGGAGTACGGCTACCACCTCGGCCTCGCCTTCCAGGCCGTTGACGACCTGCTCGGCATCTGGGGCGACCCCGAGGCCACCGGCAAGCAGACCTGGAGCGACCTGCGCCAGCGCAAGAAGTCCCTGCCCGTGGTCGCCGCGCTCGCCGCGGGCGGCCCGGCCTCCCTTGAACTGGCGCAGCTCCTCGCCGCGGACGCCAAGAGCAACGACTTCGAGAACTTCTCGGAGGAGGAGTTCGCGGCCCGCGCCGCGCTCATCGAGGCGGCGGGCGGCCGGCAGTGGACCGCCGACGAGGCGCGCCGCCAGCACGTGATCGCCGTCAAGGCGCTCGACGACGTGGACATGCCCCAGCGGGTGCGCGACCAGCTCGTCGCCCTCGCCGACTTCGTCGTCGTGCGCAAGAGGTGA
- a CDS encoding glycosyltransferase family 2 protein, with amino-acid sequence MGNRPDELKALIDSVARQDGDPVEVVVVGQGVEVTGLPAGVRTVALPENLGIPGGRNVGIEAFGPDGRDVDVLLFLDDDGLLERTDTAQLCRQAFAEDPELGIVSFRIADPESGETQRRHVPRLRASDPMRSSRVTTFLGGANAVRTTVFEQVGGLPAEFFYAHEETDLAWRALDAGWMIDYRADMVLLHPKTAPSRHAVYHRMVARNRVWLARRNLPAPLVPVYVGVWLLLTLARRPSASALKAWFGGFKEGWVTPCGPRRPMKWRTVWRLTRLGRPPVI; translated from the coding sequence ATGGGCAACCGGCCCGACGAGCTGAAGGCGCTCATCGACTCGGTGGCCCGGCAGGACGGCGACCCCGTCGAGGTCGTCGTCGTCGGCCAGGGGGTCGAGGTCACCGGGCTCCCCGCGGGGGTCCGTACCGTCGCCCTGCCGGAGAACCTGGGCATCCCCGGCGGCCGCAACGTCGGCATCGAGGCCTTCGGCCCCGACGGCCGCGACGTGGACGTGCTGCTCTTCCTCGACGACGACGGGCTGCTGGAGCGCACCGACACCGCGCAGCTGTGCCGCCAGGCCTTCGCCGAGGACCCGGAACTCGGGATCGTCAGCTTCCGGATCGCCGATCCGGAGAGCGGCGAGACCCAGCGCCGGCACGTGCCCCGGCTGCGCGCCTCCGACCCGATGCGGTCCTCCCGCGTGACCACCTTCCTCGGCGGCGCGAACGCCGTACGGACGACGGTGTTCGAGCAGGTCGGAGGGCTGCCCGCGGAGTTCTTCTACGCGCACGAGGAGACCGACCTGGCCTGGCGCGCGCTCGACGCGGGCTGGATGATCGACTACCGCGCGGACATGGTGCTGCTGCACCCGAAGACCGCCCCGTCCCGGCACGCGGTGTACCACCGGATGGTGGCCCGCAACCGGGTGTGGCTGGCCCGGCGCAATCTGCCCGCCCCGCTCGTTCCCGTCTATGTGGGCGTCTGGCTGCTGCTGACGCTGGCCCGCCGCCCCTCGGCGAGCGCGCTGAAGGCCTGGTTCGGCGGGTTCAAGGAGGGCTGGGTCACCCCGTGCGGACCCCGCCGCCCCATGAAGTGGCGGACCGTGTGGCGCCTGACCAGGCTCGGCCGGCCACCCGTCATCTGA
- the hpnD gene encoding presqualene diphosphate synthase HpnD — translation MSPNVEGPTHASAPSAPSAPVLAAYGYCEAVTGSQARNFAYGIRLLPTDKRQAMSALYAFSRRVDDIGDGTLPPEAKFARLEETRALLARVIEGAVDEDDTDPVAVALAHAARRFPIPLGGLDELIDGVLMDVRGESYETWDDLKVYCRCVAGAIGRLSLGVFGTTPGAPDSARAGEYADTLGLALQLTNILRDVREDAGNGRTYLPAEDLAKFGCSDGFHSDRAPAGADFAGLVHHEVRRARALFVEGYRLLPMLDRRSGACVAAMAGIYRRLLDRIEREPEAVLRGRVSLPTHEKAYVAVRGLSGLDARTISRQSTRRRP, via the coding sequence GTGAGCCCGAACGTGGAGGGCCCCACGCACGCGTCCGCACCATCCGCCCCGTCGGCACCGGTACTCGCCGCCTACGGCTACTGCGAGGCCGTCACCGGCTCCCAGGCGCGCAACTTCGCGTACGGCATCAGGCTGCTGCCCACCGACAAGCGGCAGGCGATGTCGGCGCTGTACGCCTTCTCCCGCCGCGTCGACGACATCGGCGACGGGACACTCCCGCCCGAGGCCAAGTTCGCCCGGCTGGAGGAGACCCGCGCCCTGCTCGCCCGGGTCATCGAAGGCGCCGTCGACGAGGACGACACCGACCCGGTCGCCGTCGCCCTCGCCCACGCCGCCCGCCGCTTCCCCATCCCCCTCGGCGGACTCGACGAACTCATCGACGGCGTCCTGATGGACGTCCGCGGCGAGAGCTACGAGACCTGGGACGACCTCAAGGTCTACTGCCGGTGTGTCGCGGGCGCCATCGGCCGGCTCTCCCTCGGCGTGTTCGGCACCACCCCCGGCGCGCCCGACTCCGCGCGCGCGGGCGAGTACGCCGACACCCTCGGCCTCGCCCTGCAACTCACCAACATCCTCCGGGACGTTCGCGAGGACGCGGGCAACGGGCGCACCTACCTGCCCGCCGAGGACCTCGCCAAGTTCGGCTGCTCCGACGGCTTCCACAGCGACCGGGCCCCCGCCGGAGCCGACTTCGCCGGCCTCGTCCACCACGAAGTGCGCCGCGCCCGCGCCCTGTTCGTCGAGGGCTACCGGCTGCTGCCCATGCTCGACCGGCGCAGCGGCGCCTGCGTGGCGGCCATGGCCGGGATCTACCGGCGCCTCCTCGACCGGATCGAGCGCGAGCCCGAAGCGGTGCTCCGCGGCCGCGTCTCGCTGCCGACCCACGAGAAGGCGTACGTCGCCGTGCGCGGCCTCTCGGGCCTCGACGCGCGGACCATCTCGCGCCAGAGCACCCGGAGGCGGCCCTGA
- the hpnC gene encoding squalene synthase HpnC, which yields MSRGQHIRPRADADPARATLRKAAAENFPVAPAFLPRAWRDGLTAVYGYARLVDDIGDGDLAPGGRDAELLGLDAGQSDDRTAMLDAFEADLRRVFAAAGGGPRHPLLQALRPVVRAHALTPEPFLGLIEANRQDQRVSRYETYDDLLAYCELSANPVGRLVLSLTGTSTPERVRHSDAICTALQIAEHLQDVTEDLGRDRIYLPAQDMRRFHVAEADLRAPVANASVRSLIAFESERARHLLNEGTPLVGSVHGRLRVLLAGFVGGGRAALNAVAAAGFDVAPGPPKPTKSGLIREVAAVLRTAPRKR from the coding sequence GTGAGCCGGGGGCAGCACATCCGCCCCCGGGCCGACGCCGACCCCGCGCGCGCCACCCTCCGGAAGGCCGCCGCGGAGAACTTCCCCGTCGCCCCCGCCTTCCTGCCCCGCGCCTGGCGCGACGGCCTGACCGCGGTCTACGGGTACGCCCGCCTGGTGGACGACATCGGCGACGGCGACCTCGCCCCCGGCGGCCGCGACGCCGAACTCCTGGGCCTCGACGCCGGGCAGAGCGACGACCGGACCGCCATGCTCGACGCCTTCGAAGCCGACCTGCGCCGGGTCTTCGCTGCCGCGGGCGGGGGCCCGCGCCACCCCCTGCTCCAGGCCCTGCGTCCCGTCGTACGCGCCCACGCGCTCACCCCCGAGCCCTTCCTCGGCCTCATCGAGGCCAACCGGCAGGACCAGCGGGTGTCCCGCTACGAGACCTACGACGACCTGCTCGCCTACTGCGAACTCTCCGCCAACCCGGTCGGCCGACTCGTGCTCTCCCTCACCGGGACCAGCACCCCCGAACGCGTGCGCCACTCCGACGCGATCTGCACCGCCCTGCAGATCGCCGAACACCTCCAGGACGTCACCGAGGACCTCGGCCGCGACCGGATCTACCTCCCGGCCCAGGACATGCGCCGGTTCCACGTCGCGGAGGCCGACCTGCGCGCCCCCGTCGCGAACGCCTCCGTCCGTTCCCTGATCGCGTTCGAATCCGAACGCGCCCGCCACCTCCTGAATGAAGGCACCCCCCTGGTGGGTAGCGTGCACGGCAGACTCCGGGTGCTGCTCGCGGGATTCGTGGGAGGCGGGCGCGCCGCCCTGAACGCCGTGGCCGCCGCCGGATTCGACGTGGCACCCGGCCCGCCCAAGCCCACCAAGAGCGGCCTGATCCGCGAGGTGGCCGCCGTCCTGCGCACAGCGCCGAGAAAGAGGTGA
- a CDS encoding ABC transporter ATP-binding protein, whose product MADTTVGQVPTVIADDVHIVYRVNTGGGGKGSATAALSKIIRRRKNKGDTPGVRKVHAVRGVSFTAYRGEAIGLIGSNGSGKSTLLRAIAGLLPCESGKVYTDGQPSLLGVNAALMNDLTGERNVMLGGLAMGMSREEIKERYEGIVDFSGINEKGDFISLPMRTYSSGMAARLRFSIAAAKDHDVLMIDEALATGDRKFQIRSEERIRELRKEAGTVFLVSHSNKSIRDTCDRVLWLERGELLMDGPTEEVVSAYEKESGR is encoded by the coding sequence GTGGCTGACACCACCGTGGGGCAGGTCCCCACCGTCATCGCGGACGACGTGCACATCGTCTACCGCGTCAACACCGGCGGCGGGGGCAAGGGCAGCGCCACCGCGGCGCTGAGCAAGATAATCCGCCGCCGCAAGAACAAGGGCGACACGCCCGGGGTCCGCAAGGTGCACGCCGTGCGCGGCGTCTCCTTCACCGCGTACCGCGGCGAGGCCATCGGCCTGATCGGCTCCAACGGCTCGGGCAAGTCCACCCTGCTGCGGGCCATCGCCGGGCTGCTGCCCTGCGAGTCCGGCAAGGTCTACACCGACGGACAGCCCTCGCTGCTCGGCGTGAACGCCGCGCTGATGAACGACCTGACCGGCGAGCGCAACGTGATGCTCGGCGGCCTCGCGATGGGCATGTCGCGCGAGGAGATCAAGGAGCGTTACGAGGGGATCGTGGACTTCTCCGGCATCAACGAAAAGGGCGACTTCATCTCCCTTCCGATGCGGACCTACTCCTCCGGTATGGCGGCCCGGCTGCGTTTCTCCATCGCCGCGGCCAAGGACCACGATGTCCTGATGATCGACGAGGCGCTCGCCACCGGTGACCGGAAGTTCCAGATCCGCTCCGAGGAGCGCATCCGGGAACTGCGCAAGGAGGCCGGCACGGTCTTCCTGGTCAGCCACAGCAACAAGTCGATCCGCGACACCTGCGACCGGGTCCTGTGGCTGGAGCGCGGCGAACTCCTCATGGACGGACCGACCGAAGAAGTCGTCTCCGCCTACGAGAAGGAAAGCGGGCGCTAG
- a CDS encoding CDP-alcohol phosphatidyltransferase family protein: MQRPSVAELRPVVHPAGVKDRVSGEHWGGRLYMREISLRITRLLVTTKVTPNQLTYVMTLSGVLALPALLLPGVWGAVLGVVMVQGYLLLDCVDGEVARWKKQFSLSGVYLDRVGAYLCDAAVLVGFGLRAADLWGGGRIDWLWAFLGTLAALGAILIKAETDLVGVARHQGGLPVVKDAAATPRSSGMALARKAAAALKFHRLVLGIEASLLILALAVVDQVRGDLYFSRLGVAVLAGIAILQTVLHLVSILASSRLK; the protein is encoded by the coding sequence ATGCAGAGACCATCCGTAGCTGAACTCCGGCCCGTCGTGCACCCGGCGGGCGTCAAGGACCGGGTCAGCGGTGAGCACTGGGGCGGGCGCCTCTACATGCGCGAGATCTCCCTGCGCATCACCCGCCTCCTGGTCACCACCAAGGTCACGCCCAACCAGCTGACCTACGTGATGACCCTCTCCGGTGTCCTGGCCCTCCCGGCGCTGCTGCTGCCGGGCGTCTGGGGCGCCGTCCTCGGCGTGGTCATGGTCCAGGGCTACCTGCTGCTCGACTGCGTCGACGGCGAGGTCGCCCGCTGGAAGAAGCAGTTCTCGCTCTCCGGGGTCTACCTGGACCGGGTCGGCGCCTACCTGTGCGACGCCGCCGTCCTCGTCGGCTTCGGCCTGCGCGCCGCCGACCTGTGGGGCGGCGGCCGGATCGACTGGCTGTGGGCCTTCCTCGGCACCCTCGCCGCGCTCGGCGCGATCCTGATCAAGGCCGAGACCGACCTGGTCGGCGTCGCCCGCCACCAGGGCGGCCTGCCGGTGGTCAAGGACGCGGCGGCCACGCCGCGCTCGTCCGGCATGGCGCTGGCCCGCAAGGCCGCCGCCGCGCTGAAGTTCCACCGACTGGTCCTGGGCATCGAGGCGTCGCTGCTGATCCTGGCGCTGGCCGTGGTGGACCAGGTCCGGGGCGACCTGTACTTCTCCCGGCTCGGCGTCGCCGTACTGGCGGGCATCGCGATCCTCCAGACCGTGCTGCACCTGGTGTCGATCCTGGCCTCCAGCAGGCTCAAGTGA
- the shc gene encoding squalene--hopene cyclase produces MTATTDGGAGDCGTDSGSDTAPPVRPERTGPPGPPGPPGHRAAARTTDVRVEEATDARVKEATDARVKEATDARVREAADRATRDLLDRQDPEGWWKGDLETNVTMDAEDLLLRQFLGVQDEATTRAAGLFIRGEQGPDGTWATFHGGPPDLSATIEAYVALRLAGDGPDAAHMARASAWIRAHGGIAAARVFTRIWLALFGWWSWDHLPELPPELVFLPKWVPLNIYDFGCWARQTIVPLTIVSAQRPVRPAPFALDELHTDARDPYPVRHLARLASWDGAFQRMDKALHLYRRLAPRRLRKAAMDAAARWIIERQENDGCWGGIQPPAVYSVIALHLLGYDLRHPVMRAGLESLDRFAVWREDGARMIEACQSPVWDTCLAAIALADAGLAPDHPALVKAADWMLGEEIVRSGDWAVKRPGLAPGGWAFEFHNDNYPDIDDTAEVVLALRRIRHPDPARLEAAVARGVSWNLGMQSRNGAWGAFDADNTSVLPNRLPFCDFGEVIDPPSADVTAHVVEMLAVEGKAADPRTRRGIAWLLAEQEPGGAWFGRWGTNYVYGTGSVVPALTAAGMPLGHPAIRRAVAWLETVQNEDGGWGEDQRSYQDPSWAGRGASTASQTAWALMALLSAGERETGAVRRGIAYLVETQRADGTWDEPYFTGTGFPWDFSINYHLYRQVFPLTALGRYLYGEPFAERNSR; encoded by the coding sequence ATGACAGCGACGACCGACGGCGGTGCCGGGGACTGCGGCACCGACTCGGGCAGCGACACCGCACCACCGGTCCGCCCGGAGCGGACCGGGCCACCCGGGCCACCCGGGCCACCGGGCCACCGGGCCGCGGCGCGGACCACCGACGTCCGCGTCGAGGAGGCCACCGACGCGCGCGTCAAGGAGGCCACCGACGCGCGCGTCAAGGAGGCCACGGACGCGCGCGTCCGGGAGGCCGCCGACCGGGCCACCCGCGATCTGCTGGACCGCCAGGACCCCGAGGGCTGGTGGAAGGGCGACCTGGAGACGAACGTCACCATGGACGCCGAGGACCTGCTCCTGCGGCAGTTCCTCGGCGTGCAGGACGAGGCCACCACCCGGGCCGCCGGCCTGTTCATCCGCGGCGAGCAGGGCCCCGACGGCACGTGGGCCACCTTCCACGGCGGCCCGCCCGACCTCTCCGCCACCATCGAGGCGTACGTCGCCCTGCGCCTGGCCGGTGACGGCCCGGACGCGGCGCACATGGCCCGCGCCTCGGCCTGGATCCGGGCCCACGGCGGGATCGCCGCCGCCCGCGTGTTCACCCGGATCTGGCTGGCCCTGTTCGGCTGGTGGAGCTGGGACCACCTGCCCGAACTCCCGCCCGAGCTGGTGTTCCTGCCCAAGTGGGTGCCGCTCAACATCTACGACTTCGGCTGCTGGGCCCGCCAGACCATCGTGCCGCTGACGATCGTCTCCGCCCAGCGGCCGGTCCGCCCGGCGCCCTTCGCCCTCGACGAACTGCACACCGACGCGCGGGACCCGTACCCCGTCCGCCACCTGGCCCGCCTCGCCAGCTGGGACGGCGCGTTCCAGCGCATGGACAAGGCCCTGCACCTCTACCGCAGGCTCGCCCCGCGCCGCCTGCGCAAGGCCGCCATGGACGCGGCCGCCCGCTGGATCATCGAACGCCAGGAGAACGACGGCTGCTGGGGCGGCATCCAGCCGCCCGCCGTGTACTCCGTCATCGCGCTGCACCTGCTCGGCTACGACCTGCGCCATCCGGTGATGCGCGCCGGGCTGGAGTCCCTCGACCGGTTCGCGGTGTGGCGCGAGGACGGCGCGCGGATGATCGAGGCCTGCCAGTCCCCGGTCTGGGACACCTGTCTCGCCGCGATCGCGCTCGCCGACGCGGGCCTGGCACCCGATCACCCGGCCCTGGTCAAGGCCGCGGACTGGATGCTCGGCGAGGAGATCGTCCGCAGCGGCGACTGGGCCGTGAAACGGCCCGGACTCGCCCCCGGAGGCTGGGCGTTCGAGTTCCACAACGACAACTACCCGGACATCGACGACACCGCCGAGGTCGTGCTCGCGCTGCGCCGGATCCGCCACCCCGACCCGGCCCGGCTGGAGGCGGCCGTGGCCCGCGGGGTGTCCTGGAACCTCGGCATGCAGTCCCGCAACGGGGCCTGGGGGGCCTTCGACGCCGACAACACGAGTGTGCTGCCGAACCGGCTGCCGTTCTGCGACTTCGGCGAGGTCATCGACCCGCCCTCCGCCGATGTCACCGCCCACGTCGTGGAGATGCTCGCCGTCGAGGGCAAGGCCGCGGACCCCCGCACCCGGCGCGGCATCGCCTGGCTGCTCGCCGAACAGGAGCCCGGCGGAGCCTGGTTCGGCCGCTGGGGCACCAACTACGTCTACGGCACCGGCTCGGTGGTGCCCGCGCTCACCGCCGCCGGGATGCCGCTGGGTCATCCCGCGATCCGGCGCGCGGTGGCCTGGCTGGAGACCGTACAGAACGAGGACGGCGGCTGGGGCGAGGACCAGCGCTCCTACCAGGACCCGTCGTGGGCCGGGCGGGGCGCCTCCACCGCCTCGCAGACCGCGTGGGCGCTGATGGCCCTGCTCTCAGCCGGCGAGCGCGAGACCGGGGCCGTACGGCGCGGGATCGCCTACCTGGTGGAGACCCAGCGGGCCGACGGCACCTGGGACGAGCCCTACTTCACCGGCACCGGCTTCCCCTGGGACTTCTCCATCAACTACCACCTCTACCGGCAGGTGTTCCCGCTCACCGCCCTCGGCCGCTACCTGTACGGCGAACCCTTCGCGGAGAGGAATTCCCGATGA